Proteins encoded by one window of Hippoglossus hippoglossus isolate fHipHip1 chromosome 15, fHipHip1.pri, whole genome shotgun sequence:
- the cep170aa gene encoding centrosomal protein of 170 kDa isoform X6: MSVTSWFLVSSGGTRHRLPREMIFVGRDDCELMLQSRSVDKQHAVINYEGGADEHKVKDLGSLNGTFVNDVRIQEQMYITLKLEDKLRFGYDTNLFTVVRGELTVPEEALKHEKFTSGLQLCKKPSNGETTKTTTTKSPMKTPTKTLRSPTGGAPRPVEKSRGADGVTSSKEPPSKPVDGQKAEERTPGDIGAMPRGTPLYGQPSWWGDGDADDENSFHQDKSSIKKHDGSISESQEARRGEKAQEDGIHASPAHDSIYCEIPTKESHMADNGIHEIPTKDTEGNNILSAAAQGHASFTIEFDSTSPGKVTIKDHVSKFTADHHRPRSKKSGAGSGGAGGRDLSTLQAAMMASESKVADWLAQNDPTLVRSESTEDDSKSIKSDVPVHLKRLKGSKHEDGTQSDSENGVGLRFANRRLALEERLKAAQGHVGAGAVGGSVTVSGSQRSVPRTAFMIEFYDEENHRKRRSYSFSQTAPLLGGGAGGEGLFPQPPSHPKVFSISTSATTASESGKTPAPIPATVTAGAPTAARVLLKQRSEDLSIGRSSVSTGLATGSPTSPSEDNSVVGRGAGTARDAEDDHSDKGTYTIELENRNPEEEEARRMIDKVFGVQQNQDSSLLSDLKGEGKGKETRETGKEALTADSSWVSQWASLAANHTRTDPEGSGGETAAFVHKEQGVDAFESGASLSRGESSSSLTDRKRRTLPQLPLDDPRAKTSTKALRSDIGEKQDTEPQEKENKGDGASPTPKQGSEMTSKRKQSSTSSPSKAPLRNSGSSERRKRSQERKGGGSGEDKSGKPLVRQGSFTIEKPSANVPAELIPHINRGGNGRERSDSVSSMDTATLLKDTEAVMAFLEAKLRDENKLDQKGSKSSGTGFPLRSDSISPESDVDTASTASHAAGEADRKAGSGQKRRSFSSMHREKSNVSTASKTSVTNVSARERLDRKTKPRTVEATSRTDARRSVQPSSASSRARQPSQDLTDDDLTSSFPISDILSSDQETYSGPLGHGRGFDDALHSKHDSRSAKNSTSGSSKTSRTLQAGTASSMNKQASLPQPRPTRASLLRRARLGDTSDTDLADADRVSVASEVSTTSSTSKPPSGRKGLSRLDMLAQPRRTRLGSISARSDSECTMTRSSTSSPRLSAETALRLGLRSSTPTESRLTPRMRANSVSKLNETKPKTTSAGYCSPTESSQPEPEGGDAEEELMVSSSSRWRRLPPEYGSTSEEEFGSNRNSPKHGGRSHVRPHHLVPHRSSRLSTAASPGAGVTTGPGMKHRMKEQEEYIRDWTAHSEEIARISQDLAKDLAVLAREIHDVAGEIDSVSSSGTAPSTTVSTAATTPGSAIDTREELVDRVFDESLNFRKIPPVISTNKAPEINGKPVELRPHAPERVEPRALRRRTWNREEAVLDSLLLNSVSQLSSKIRNSVDKTAGKIRILFKDKDRNWDEIENKLRSESDMPLLKTSNKEISSILLELKRVEKQLQVINVMVDPDGTLDALASLGLTSPTTPTKPLTAKTTFPSATSPGSVTPAKESLPEILPGPGGSTASARVQASSASKEETAREPIVGLGLTGVGGMHFARIRPSGEEAIAQK; encoded by the exons TCCCGCAGCGTGGATAAGCAGCATGCAGTCATCAACTATGAGGGTGGAGCTGATGAGCACAAGGTCAAAGACCTGGGCAGCCTGAATGGG ACCTTTGTAAATGATGTTCGCATCCAGGAGCAGATGTACATCACTCTGAAGTTGGAGGACAAGCTGAGATTTGGATATG ATACCAACTTGTTCACGGTGGTGAGAGGAGAGCTCACTGTGCCTGAGGAGGCTCTGAAg CATGAAAAGTTCACAAGCGGACTCCAACTCTGCAAGAAGCCATCCAATGGTGAAACCACTAAAACCACTACCACTAAGTCCCCCATGAAGACTCCAACAAAAACACTTAGGTCCCCCACTGGTGGCGCCCCAAGGCCAGtggagaagagcagaggagcagatggGGTCACGTCCTCTAAAGAGCCACCATCTAAACCTGTGGATGGtcaaaaagcagaggagaggacacCAG GGGACATCGGAGCGATGCCTCGTGGGACCCCTCTGTACGGCCAGCCATCTTGGTGGGGGGATGGGGATGCGGATGACGAGAACTCCTTCCATCAAGACAAGTCATCCATCAAAAAGCATGACGGCTCCATTTCAG agAGCCAAGAGGCACGTCGAGGGGAGAAGGCGCAAGAGGACGGCATTCATGCGTCCCCCGCCCACGATTCCATATACTGTGAGATCCCTACCAAGGAGAGTCACATGGCCGATAACGGCATCCATGAGATTCCCACTAAGGACACAGAGGGCAATAACATTCTCAGCGCTGCAg CTCAAGGTCATGCCTCCTTCACCATAGAGTTTGACAGCACTTCTCCAGGGAAGGTCACCATCAAAGACCACGTGTCAAAGTTCACAGCTGACCACCACAGACCACGCTCTAAGAAGAGCGGAGCAGGAAGTGGAGGCGCAGGAGGGAGGGACTTGAGCACACTTCAAGCGGCTATGATGGCATCAGAGAGCAAAGTGGCCGATTGGCTGGCACAGAACGACCCCACTCTGGTGCGCAGCGAGTCAACGGAGGACGACAGCAAGAGCATCAAGAGCGACGTGCCGGTCCATCTCAAAAGACTGAAAG GCAGCAAGCATGAAGATGGCACCCAGAGTGACTCTGAAAATGGAGTGGGCCTTCGTTTTGCCAACCGCCGCCTCGCCCTTGAGGAACGTCTGAAAGCCGCACAAGGCCACGTGGGAGCAGGAGCAGTAGGTGGGAGCGTAACAGTGAGCGGGTCCCAAAGATCTGTCCCCCGCACTGCCTTCATGATTGAGTTCTACGACGAGGAAAACCATCGCAAGCGCCGGTCGTATTCGTTCTCCCAGACTGCACCCCTGCTggggggaggagctggaggagagggactGTTTCCTCAGCCTCCATCGCATCCTAAGGTGTTCAGCATTTCCACCTCTGCTACCACGGCCTCAGAATCAG GTAAAACCCCAGCTCCAATACCGGCCACAGTGACTGCCGGGGCTCCTACCGCTGCCCGTGTGCTGCTCAAGCAGAGGTCTGAGGACCTGAGTATCGGTCGGAGCTCAGTCAGTACCGGGCTGGCGACAGGGAGCCCCACCAGCCCCAGTGAGGACAACTCAGTCGtggggagaggagcagggacAGCTAGAGATGCAGAGGATGACCACAGTGATAAGGGGACCTACACTATCGAACTGGAGAACAGGAacccagaggaagaggaggccaggcgCATGATAGACAAG GTGTTCGGTGTTCAGCAGAACCAAgactcctctcttctctccgacctgaaaggagaaggaaaaggaaaggagacCAGAGAGACGGGCAAAGAG GCTCTTACTGCTGACTCGAGCTGGGTCTCTCAGTGGGCCAGTCTAGCTGCCAATCACACCAGGACAGACCCAGAGGGGTCGGGAGGAGAGACGGCAGCCTTTGTGCACAAAGAGCAAG GAGTTGATGCCTTTGAGTCCGGTGCATCCCTCAGCAGAGGCGAATCCTCCTCCAGTCTGACCGACCGCAAGCGCAGGACCCTGCCTCAGCTCCCTCTGGATGACCCCCGGGCTAAAACCAGCACCAAAGCGCTGAGGTCTGATATTGGGGAGAAACAGGACACTGAACCACAGGAAAAAGAGAACAAGGGAGACGGGGCGTCTCCAACTCCCAAGCAAGGCAGTGAGATGACAAGCAAACGTAAACAaagctccacctcctctccgTCAAAAGCTCCTCTTCGAAACTCTGGCAGCTCGGAGCGGAGAAAGAGGTcacaggagaggaaaggaggagggtCAGGAGAAGACAAGTCAGGGAAGCCTCTAGTACGCCAGGGCAGCTTCACTATTGAGAAGCCCAGCGCTAATGTCCCTGCAGAGCTTATCCCACACATCAACAGAGGCGGCAATGGGCGCGAACGCAGTGACTCTGTGAGTAGCATGGATACTGCTACACTCCTGAAAGACACTGAAGCTGTCATGGCATTCCTGGAGGCCAAACtgagagatgaaaacaaactagACCAGAAGGGTAGTAAAAGTTCAGGTACTGGCTTCCCCCTCCGGTCTGACTCTATCTCTCCAGAGTCAGATGTAGACACAGCCAGTACAGCTAGTCATGCAGCAGGAGAGGCAGACAGGAAAGCTGGTAGTGGACAAAAACGACGTTCCTTTAGCAGCATGCACCGGGAGAAGAGCAACGTGAGCACTGCTTCCAAGACCAGCGTCACCAATGTAAGTGCCCGTGAGCGCTTGGACAGGAAGACTAAACCAAGAACTGTGGAGGCGACAAGCCGGACTGATGCACGGCGCTCTGTTCAGCCATCCTCAGCTTCCTCCAGAGCCCGTCAACCTTCACAGGATCTCACTGATGATGATCTGACTTCTTCATTCCCCATCTCTGATATCCTCTCCTCAGACCAGGAGACCTACTCTGGGCCGCTGGGGCATGGACGTGGCTTCGATGATGCCCTCCATTCCAAACATGATAGCAGGTCTGCCAAGAACTCCACCAGTGGTTCCTCCAAAACCAGCCGCACTCTCCAGGCAGGCACAGCCTCCTCCATGAACAAGCAGGCCTCACTGCCACAGCCAAGGCCCACAAGAGCCTCCCTTCTACGCCGAGCACGGCTGGGGGATACATCTGACACGGACCTGGCTGATGCAGACAGGGTGTCTGTGGCCTCTGAGGTGTCCACCACCAGCTCCACCTCTAAGCCGCCGTCTGGTCGGAAGGGGTTGTCTCGACTGGACATGCTGGCTCAGCCGCGCAGGACCCGTCTGGGCTCCATCTCAGCCCGCAGTGACTCTGAATGTACAATGACCCGGAGCTCCACCTCTTCGCCACGCCTGTCTGCTGAGACCGCTCTGCGTCTGGGTCTGCGCTCATCCACGCCCACGGAGAGCAGACTGACACCCAGGATGAGGGCCAACAGCGTGTCCAAACTGAATGAGACCAAACCTAAGACCACTTCAGCTGGATACTGCTCGCCCACAG AGAGCTCTCAGCCTGAACCTGAGGGTGGTGATGCAGAGGAAGAGCTGATGG TGTCCAGTAGCAGCAGATGGAGACGTCTGCCACCGGAGTATGGCTCCACCTCAGAGGAAGAGTTCGGCTCCAACCGGAACTCTCCGAAGCACGGAGGACGCTCCCACGTGCGGCCTCATCACCTCGTCCCGCACCGCAGCTCAAGGCTCAGCACCGCCGCGAGTCCAGGCGCCGGCGTGACGACGGGTCCGGGGATGAAACACCGCatgaaagagcaggaggagtACATCAGGGACTGGACCGCGCACAGCGAGGAGATAGCCAG GATCAGCCAGGACCTGGCTAAGGACTTGGCCGTCTTGGCTCGTGAGATCCACGACGTGGCCGGCGAGATTGACTCGGTCAGCTCATCCGGCACGGCACCCAGCACCACCGTCAGCACCGCCGCCACCACCCCGGGATCAGCTATCGACACTCGGGAAGAG TTGGTGGATCGGGTGTTTGATGAGAGCCTCAACTTCAGGAAGATCCCGCCTGTAATTTCAACCAATAAGGCACCGGAGATCAACGGTAAGCCAGTGGAGCTCCGCCCCCATGCTCCTGAACGCGTGGAGCCCCGAGCTCTGAGGAGACGGACCTGGAACCGGGAGGAG GCGGTGTTGGACAGCTTGCTGCTCAATTCAGTTTCTCAACTGTCCAGTAAAATCAGAAACTCTGTCGACAAAACTGCAGGAAAAATCAG GATTTTGTTTAAGGATAAAGACAGAAACTGGGAtgaaattgaaaacaaactgcGATCGGAGAGTGACATGCCGCTCCTGAAAACCTCCAATAAG GAGATTTCCTCAATTCTGCTCGAACTGAAGAGAGTTGAAAAGCAGCTTCAAG tgATCAATGTCATGGTTGACCCAGATGGGACACTGGATGCCCTGGCCAGCCTCGGCCTGACCAGCCCCACCACCCCTACCAAGCCCCTAACCGCCAAAACAACCTTCCCCTCTGCCACCAGCCCTGGGTCTGTGACCCCTGCCAAAGAATCACTGCCGGAGATCCTCCCCGGGCCGGGAGGATCAACAGCCTCCGCCAGGGTTCAGGCTTCATCTGCCAGCAAAGAGGAAACTGCTCGAGAGCCCATTGTGGGTCTGGGGTTAACAGGAGTCGGAGGAATGCACTTCGCGCGCATACGGCCGAGTGGAGAGGAGGCCATCGCACAGAAGTGA
- the cep170aa gene encoding centrosomal protein of 170 kDa isoform X2: MSVTSWFLVSSGGTRHRLPREMIFVGRDDCELMLQSRSVDKQHAVINYEGGADEHKVKDLGSLNGTFVNDVRIQEQMYITLKLEDKLRFGYDTNLFTVVRGELTVPEEALKHEKFTSGLQLCKKPSNGETTKTTTTKSPMKTPTKTLRSPTGGAPRPVEKSRGADGVTSSKEPPSKPVDGQKAEERTPGDIGAMPRGTPLYGQPSWWGDGDADDENSFHQDKSSIKKHDGSISESQEARRGEKAQEDGIHASPAHDSIYCEIPTKESHMADNGIHEIPTKDTEGNNILSAAAQGHASFTIEFDSTSPGKVTIKDHVSKFTADHHRPRSKKSGAGSGGAGGRDLSTLQAAMMASESKVADWLAQNDPTLVRSESTEDDSKSIKSDVPVHLKRLKGSKHEDGTQSDSENGVGLRFANRRLALEERLKAAQGHVGAGAVGGSVTVSGSQRSVPRTAFMIEFYDEENHRKRRSYSFSQTAPLLGGGAGGEGLFPQPPSHPKVFSISTSATTASESGKTPAPIPATVTAGAPTAARVLLKQRSEDLSIGRSSVSTGLATGSPTSPSEDNSVVGRGAGTARDAEDDHSDKGTYTIELENRNPEEEEARRMIDKVFGVQQNQDSSLLSDLKGEGKGKETRETGKEALTADSSWVSQWASLAANHTRTDPEGSGGETAAFVHKEQGVDAFESGASLSRGESSSSLTDRKRRTLPQLPLDDPRAKTSTKALRSDIGEKQDTEPQEKENKGDGASPTPKQGSEMTSKRKQSSTSSPSKAPLRNSGSSERRKRSQERKGGGSGEDKSGKPLVRQGSFTIEKPSANVPAELIPHINRGGNGRERSDSVSSMDTATLLKDTEAVMAFLEAKLRDENKLDQKGSKSSGTGFPLRSDSISPESDVDTASTASHAAGEADRKAGSGQKRRSFSSMHREKSNVSTASKTSVTNVSARERLDRKTKPRTVEATSRTDARRSVQPSSASSRARQPSQDLTDDDLTSSFPISDILSSDQETYSGPLGHGRGFDDALHSKHDSRSAKNSTSGSSKTSRTLQAGTASSMNKQASLPQPRPTRASLLRRARLGDTSDTDLADADRVSVASEVSTTSSTSKPPSGRKGLSRLDMLAQPRRTRLGSISARSDSECTMTRSSTSSPRLSAETALRLGLRSSTPTESRLTPRMRANSVSKLNETKPKTTSAGYCSPTESSQPEPEGGDAEEELMVSSSSRWRRLPPEYGSTSEEEFGSNRNSPKHGGRSHVRPHHLVPHRSSRLSTAASPGAGVTTGPGMKHRMKEQEEYIRDWTAHSEEIARISQDLAKDLAVLAREIHDVAGEIDSVSSSGTAPSTTVSTAATTPGSAIDTREEVGPARSTQPDIEESMRKLVDRVFDESLNFRKIPPVISTNKAPEINGKPVELRPHAPERVEPRALRRRTWNREEAVLDSLLLNSVSQLSSKIRNSVDKTAGKIRILFKDKDRNWDEIENKLRSESDMPLLKTSNKEISSILLELKRVEKQLQVINVMVDPDGTLDALASLGLTSPTTPTKPLTAKTTFPSATSPGSVTPAKESLPEILPGPGGSTASARVQASSASKEETAREPIVGLGLTGVGGMHFARIRPSGEEAIAQK, encoded by the exons TCCCGCAGCGTGGATAAGCAGCATGCAGTCATCAACTATGAGGGTGGAGCTGATGAGCACAAGGTCAAAGACCTGGGCAGCCTGAATGGG ACCTTTGTAAATGATGTTCGCATCCAGGAGCAGATGTACATCACTCTGAAGTTGGAGGACAAGCTGAGATTTGGATATG ATACCAACTTGTTCACGGTGGTGAGAGGAGAGCTCACTGTGCCTGAGGAGGCTCTGAAg CATGAAAAGTTCACAAGCGGACTCCAACTCTGCAAGAAGCCATCCAATGGTGAAACCACTAAAACCACTACCACTAAGTCCCCCATGAAGACTCCAACAAAAACACTTAGGTCCCCCACTGGTGGCGCCCCAAGGCCAGtggagaagagcagaggagcagatggGGTCACGTCCTCTAAAGAGCCACCATCTAAACCTGTGGATGGtcaaaaagcagaggagaggacacCAG GGGACATCGGAGCGATGCCTCGTGGGACCCCTCTGTACGGCCAGCCATCTTGGTGGGGGGATGGGGATGCGGATGACGAGAACTCCTTCCATCAAGACAAGTCATCCATCAAAAAGCATGACGGCTCCATTTCAG agAGCCAAGAGGCACGTCGAGGGGAGAAGGCGCAAGAGGACGGCATTCATGCGTCCCCCGCCCACGATTCCATATACTGTGAGATCCCTACCAAGGAGAGTCACATGGCCGATAACGGCATCCATGAGATTCCCACTAAGGACACAGAGGGCAATAACATTCTCAGCGCTGCAg CTCAAGGTCATGCCTCCTTCACCATAGAGTTTGACAGCACTTCTCCAGGGAAGGTCACCATCAAAGACCACGTGTCAAAGTTCACAGCTGACCACCACAGACCACGCTCTAAGAAGAGCGGAGCAGGAAGTGGAGGCGCAGGAGGGAGGGACTTGAGCACACTTCAAGCGGCTATGATGGCATCAGAGAGCAAAGTGGCCGATTGGCTGGCACAGAACGACCCCACTCTGGTGCGCAGCGAGTCAACGGAGGACGACAGCAAGAGCATCAAGAGCGACGTGCCGGTCCATCTCAAAAGACTGAAAG GCAGCAAGCATGAAGATGGCACCCAGAGTGACTCTGAAAATGGAGTGGGCCTTCGTTTTGCCAACCGCCGCCTCGCCCTTGAGGAACGTCTGAAAGCCGCACAAGGCCACGTGGGAGCAGGAGCAGTAGGTGGGAGCGTAACAGTGAGCGGGTCCCAAAGATCTGTCCCCCGCACTGCCTTCATGATTGAGTTCTACGACGAGGAAAACCATCGCAAGCGCCGGTCGTATTCGTTCTCCCAGACTGCACCCCTGCTggggggaggagctggaggagagggactGTTTCCTCAGCCTCCATCGCATCCTAAGGTGTTCAGCATTTCCACCTCTGCTACCACGGCCTCAGAATCAG GTAAAACCCCAGCTCCAATACCGGCCACAGTGACTGCCGGGGCTCCTACCGCTGCCCGTGTGCTGCTCAAGCAGAGGTCTGAGGACCTGAGTATCGGTCGGAGCTCAGTCAGTACCGGGCTGGCGACAGGGAGCCCCACCAGCCCCAGTGAGGACAACTCAGTCGtggggagaggagcagggacAGCTAGAGATGCAGAGGATGACCACAGTGATAAGGGGACCTACACTATCGAACTGGAGAACAGGAacccagaggaagaggaggccaggcgCATGATAGACAAG GTGTTCGGTGTTCAGCAGAACCAAgactcctctcttctctccgacctgaaaggagaaggaaaaggaaaggagacCAGAGAGACGGGCAAAGAG GCTCTTACTGCTGACTCGAGCTGGGTCTCTCAGTGGGCCAGTCTAGCTGCCAATCACACCAGGACAGACCCAGAGGGGTCGGGAGGAGAGACGGCAGCCTTTGTGCACAAAGAGCAAG GAGTTGATGCCTTTGAGTCCGGTGCATCCCTCAGCAGAGGCGAATCCTCCTCCAGTCTGACCGACCGCAAGCGCAGGACCCTGCCTCAGCTCCCTCTGGATGACCCCCGGGCTAAAACCAGCACCAAAGCGCTGAGGTCTGATATTGGGGAGAAACAGGACACTGAACCACAGGAAAAAGAGAACAAGGGAGACGGGGCGTCTCCAACTCCCAAGCAAGGCAGTGAGATGACAAGCAAACGTAAACAaagctccacctcctctccgTCAAAAGCTCCTCTTCGAAACTCTGGCAGCTCGGAGCGGAGAAAGAGGTcacaggagaggaaaggaggagggtCAGGAGAAGACAAGTCAGGGAAGCCTCTAGTACGCCAGGGCAGCTTCACTATTGAGAAGCCCAGCGCTAATGTCCCTGCAGAGCTTATCCCACACATCAACAGAGGCGGCAATGGGCGCGAACGCAGTGACTCTGTGAGTAGCATGGATACTGCTACACTCCTGAAAGACACTGAAGCTGTCATGGCATTCCTGGAGGCCAAACtgagagatgaaaacaaactagACCAGAAGGGTAGTAAAAGTTCAGGTACTGGCTTCCCCCTCCGGTCTGACTCTATCTCTCCAGAGTCAGATGTAGACACAGCCAGTACAGCTAGTCATGCAGCAGGAGAGGCAGACAGGAAAGCTGGTAGTGGACAAAAACGACGTTCCTTTAGCAGCATGCACCGGGAGAAGAGCAACGTGAGCACTGCTTCCAAGACCAGCGTCACCAATGTAAGTGCCCGTGAGCGCTTGGACAGGAAGACTAAACCAAGAACTGTGGAGGCGACAAGCCGGACTGATGCACGGCGCTCTGTTCAGCCATCCTCAGCTTCCTCCAGAGCCCGTCAACCTTCACAGGATCTCACTGATGATGATCTGACTTCTTCATTCCCCATCTCTGATATCCTCTCCTCAGACCAGGAGACCTACTCTGGGCCGCTGGGGCATGGACGTGGCTTCGATGATGCCCTCCATTCCAAACATGATAGCAGGTCTGCCAAGAACTCCACCAGTGGTTCCTCCAAAACCAGCCGCACTCTCCAGGCAGGCACAGCCTCCTCCATGAACAAGCAGGCCTCACTGCCACAGCCAAGGCCCACAAGAGCCTCCCTTCTACGCCGAGCACGGCTGGGGGATACATCTGACACGGACCTGGCTGATGCAGACAGGGTGTCTGTGGCCTCTGAGGTGTCCACCACCAGCTCCACCTCTAAGCCGCCGTCTGGTCGGAAGGGGTTGTCTCGACTGGACATGCTGGCTCAGCCGCGCAGGACCCGTCTGGGCTCCATCTCAGCCCGCAGTGACTCTGAATGTACAATGACCCGGAGCTCCACCTCTTCGCCACGCCTGTCTGCTGAGACCGCTCTGCGTCTGGGTCTGCGCTCATCCACGCCCACGGAGAGCAGACTGACACCCAGGATGAGGGCCAACAGCGTGTCCAAACTGAATGAGACCAAACCTAAGACCACTTCAGCTGGATACTGCTCGCCCACAG AGAGCTCTCAGCCTGAACCTGAGGGTGGTGATGCAGAGGAAGAGCTGATGG TGTCCAGTAGCAGCAGATGGAGACGTCTGCCACCGGAGTATGGCTCCACCTCAGAGGAAGAGTTCGGCTCCAACCGGAACTCTCCGAAGCACGGAGGACGCTCCCACGTGCGGCCTCATCACCTCGTCCCGCACCGCAGCTCAAGGCTCAGCACCGCCGCGAGTCCAGGCGCCGGCGTGACGACGGGTCCGGGGATGAAACACCGCatgaaagagcaggaggagtACATCAGGGACTGGACCGCGCACAGCGAGGAGATAGCCAG GATCAGCCAGGACCTGGCTAAGGACTTGGCCGTCTTGGCTCGTGAGATCCACGACGTGGCCGGCGAGATTGACTCGGTCAGCTCATCCGGCACGGCACCCAGCACCACCGTCAGCACCGCCGCCACCACCCCGGGATCAGCTATCGACACTCGGGAAGAGGTAGGCCCTGCACGTTCCACGCAGCCGGACATAGAGGAGAGCATGAGAAAG TTGGTGGATCGGGTGTTTGATGAGAGCCTCAACTTCAGGAAGATCCCGCCTGTAATTTCAACCAATAAGGCACCGGAGATCAACGGTAAGCCAGTGGAGCTCCGCCCCCATGCTCCTGAACGCGTGGAGCCCCGAGCTCTGAGGAGACGGACCTGGAACCGGGAGGAG GCGGTGTTGGACAGCTTGCTGCTCAATTCAGTTTCTCAACTGTCCAGTAAAATCAGAAACTCTGTCGACAAAACTGCAGGAAAAATCAG GATTTTGTTTAAGGATAAAGACAGAAACTGGGAtgaaattgaaaacaaactgcGATCGGAGAGTGACATGCCGCTCCTGAAAACCTCCAATAAG GAGATTTCCTCAATTCTGCTCGAACTGAAGAGAGTTGAAAAGCAGCTTCAAG tgATCAATGTCATGGTTGACCCAGATGGGACACTGGATGCCCTGGCCAGCCTCGGCCTGACCAGCCCCACCACCCCTACCAAGCCCCTAACCGCCAAAACAACCTTCCCCTCTGCCACCAGCCCTGGGTCTGTGACCCCTGCCAAAGAATCACTGCCGGAGATCCTCCCCGGGCCGGGAGGATCAACAGCCTCCGCCAGGGTTCAGGCTTCATCTGCCAGCAAAGAGGAAACTGCTCGAGAGCCCATTGTGGGTCTGGGGTTAACAGGAGTCGGAGGAATGCACTTCGCGCGCATACGGCCGAGTGGAGAGGAGGCCATCGCACAGAAGTGA